The window ACATCATTGCTGCTTATCATCTAACTAGAAACATGAAATGCAGGAAGACCCTGGATGCAAGtgaaaactaaactaaaaaaggaATACCCAGCAGTGCAGTTTGCATCATGGACGGTATTGCTCTTTTCTCATTACAATCAATGCGATttgttacattaaaaaaaaaatccgctCATTGTCATAAAActttgataaatgaaaaaaaacgcAGTTCTGGCCAGTCGTTGGGTGGGTAAATCACCAGTACGTGCCACTGCAGTTTCGTGTTATTTTCCACAGCCTTATCGCAGTAGGCTGGTATTTACTTCGTCTCCACCCTACTCTTCTCTACttcaaattttctttatcaaattttaCAGAAAATGAGATTGGATTCCGTTTCCTCCTTAATGTCATTTTCAGGGGAATATTTCTAAATCTCCGAGCAAAGTCAATGGCGTTGACCAAAGGTTAACAGAAGAACAGAAATCACCAAAGATGAATAATGCTTCCTGTTGCATGAACATATTATGTGGCTAGCACATTGTTTTGAGCAACCATAAACTCAGCAATATTAGGCCTTCAATTATTTGTGTAATGTGTGATGGATattgatgaaattttatttgggAAATGttatctcctctctctctctctcactcagttttttttttttttttttgctttactaatgaatgatttttttgtgattttcagtATGTTCTGTGTCACGAACCGAGTGCTTTACCccaattttctttcctttgtgtGGATTCTTGTTGAACAGCCAATCTTGTGATTTCTACAACTTAAATGATAGTGGCCAATTTGATAGACTAGTCTGCATTTTACTTCATTTCAGCTGTTCTATACCATATGCTCATGTCGGCCTGACATTGACACAGGGAACCTTGACACAATCTCGTCCTTCAGCACTCATGTTCAAGATAGACAGAATCTGAAAAGCTTGCATGCAAGTCCAagatttttactattttttagtaTTACATTATAATATGGCCTCTGCTTCCAAATGTCAACTCCTAGAGTTGTTTAATTATGCTGACTAATTCTCTTTTCCTACTGCTATAGCAGGGTGTGTATATGACATACAGACATAGTCCGTCGATCAGGCGTggctataaaaaattcaaattgtgattcatatggaaataaaaaaaaaacatttatcttGCAGCTTTATAGCTACTTTTGTGGCTTTCAAGTTTCAAGTAATTGCTTGCTGCtttggataattttttgtaCTTGGAATCGGTTGAGATATCAGACTTTTGGcgcatgagaaaaaaaaaagagcaaaaagcATGAGAATACAgagttttgttgaaaaaaaattgtctccacacaaaaattataataaattttattacggAATGTTTTCTGTTTAAACCTTACCTAAACAAAACTAAGATtcctaattaaaaagaaaaaaattataaaagttataaacaaattagaaaatctaaaaatatattaaaaaaaataacaaaattgtttCTAACAACCTAATTTGAAGGTTTTTCCAGTCTCGAATTATATTGAGCCACCCCTCCTTTAAAGCTGAAAaccttttgttaaatttgtgtgtgatctaaaaatcaaataaaaagttataggtatttttattatgtcaatTACTCTACACAAACCAAACCAATTCTTAGTAAATATGCATCTATACaagattatcattttgtttgtATAATCATATAAACCTTATATCAAGTGAATACTAATTATGATTATCTCTATAATCATATAAACCTATCATTCTGTTTCTATAATCATATAAACCTTATATCAAGTGAATACACAAACCAAACCATTTTTATTATCTCTATAATCATATAAACCTTATATCAAGTGAATACTAATTACCAGATTTTTTTCTAGCGGTGGTCAAAGAAGTTTAATTTCTATTCTGTTTGTTTTGCATGTGAAGCATatggtaagatttttttattactttaatttttcatttgttattttttataaatatatttaactaataatatttttattttataggctACAATTTTTGGATGCGAGTCAAGCCTAATAGAACTTTTTATTGAAACTCACATGCAAAGTGATGACCGTAAAAAAACATACAACAGTTCATGGATAGTCGAGCTCagcactttgtggtatgttggttttcaaccattgtttttattaagttataatttcattcaatttgatgaatttattttttctttccatgatATATACAATAACCACTTAAAGGAGAGAACATGGACAATCATTCATCCCCTCACCCAGGAGTATTTAGCTTTGCAAAGTGGTCCTTGCTGATTCACACGGGATTCCACGTGCCCCATGCTACTCGGGTCAGAGCGTAAGCTAGTGATGCTTTCGACTACTGGACTCTCTCCATCTAGGGTGCAACACTCCACCACTTCGCCTAGCAGCACGACGCTTGTATTGCTCTCCCACAACCCTGTTTTCACGGTTTAGGCTGCTCCCATTTCGCTCGCCGCTACTACGGGAATcgcttttgctttcttttcctcTGGTTACTAAGATGTTTCAGTTCGCCAGGTTGTCTCTTGCCTACCCATGGATTCGGCAGCAGTTTGAAAGATTGACCTATTCAGGAATCTCCGGATCTACGTTTATTTTCAACTCCCCGAAGCATTTCGTCGCTTACTATGCCCTTCCTCGTCTCTGGGTGCCTAGGTATCCACCGTAAGCCTTTCCTCGTTTGAACCTCGCCCTTAACTTTAAGGCTATGCCATCCTAAGGTGCTGCTAAATGGAAGGATCTTATCAACGTCCATGAATGATAAATCATAGATCGAACTGCCGAATCGGAAAAATTGGGTGCTATCGTATAGCTTTGTACCGACTAAGCTCACGAGTTGGAGATAAGCGAACTCGAACCGCTGAAATCTGCCACAGGGTAAACCACCGCCTCTCGGGCCCCCGATTGATTCTACCATAGAGGCCGACGATAAACAATAACTTCCCCCCGAACACAGCTTACAACTTTCATCGTACTGTGCTCTCCAAAGAGCAACTCTTCTCAAAATCTCAAAAGGTGCTAAGTTGGAATCCCATTCTAACTAAGGATTCTTGTGGTTCCGGAGGATCCAGCTACAGGAAACCCAGGAATTGGGagcttccccccccccccattttGCCCCATTTTCTGGTCTTAAGAATGCTGGTTTTAAGAATGAGTGATTGCCCTTCTCTGACCTTTACTGCCCAACCTGAGAGCGGACAGCTAATGCGTTCCACTTATTGAACAGGGTTCTATGGTCGATCCGCGACCCCTGGATGCCGAAGGCGTCCTTGGGGCGATCTTGTAGTTCCTACGGGGTGGAGACGATGGGGTCGGTCCATggattttccttcctttttccgTATTTCACTAAAGGGTTGAAGGAGGATAGTGCATCAAGCTGTTCGCAAGGGCCAACTTGATCCTCTTCCCCAGGGATCCCAGATGAGGGAACCCTAGGAGAGCCGCTGACTCCAACTATCATCCATGTACGATCCATACTAGATCTGACCAACTGCCCATCCTACCTCCTCTACGTTCTTGACAGCCTATCTTTGTCATAGTAGAGTCTTTCAGTAGTAAGTTTTTTTCCTCTTCCCCATTACTTAGAAAAAGTGAGCCACCGGTTCAGGTACAAGATACTATCATTACCGCCTGGACAATTAGACATCCAACCCGTAATCACAACGACCCAATTGCAAGAGTGGAGCTCTACCAGCTGAGCTATATCCCCCCGAGCCAAGTGGAGCATATATGAAGGAGTCAGATGCTTcttctattcttttcttttctttggcgCAGCTAGGCCATCCTGGACTTGAACCAGAAACCTCGCCCGTGAAGTAAATCATCACACCTACGGTCCAACCAATTGGGAGAGAATCAATAGATTCCTTTTCGGGAGCGATTCATCCTTCCCAAACGCAGCATACAACTCTCCTACAGTGTTATTTCTATTTTGGCATTTTGTGGTATGTTGGTTTTCAACCattgtttttattaagttataatttcattcaatttgatgaatttattttttctttccatgatATATACAATAACCACTTAAAGGAGAGAACATGGACAATCATTCGACCTATCCGAATCTCAATCCGGATTTGTGTTTGGAAACAGGATCATCGGGGcacccgataaaaatcaggtgGATGGACTCTTTAACACTACGGTCGAGAATTTACAGACAACCTGTAGTGCTTCGATTATTGGATGCTCGCAATCAGTTTTAAGCATTCAAACTCTTGAGTTCGAAGCGATGTTAAACCAACAATTACAAGAACAAACAACAtatcttaatgaaaaatatgaacgaCTCACTAAGGATTATGAAAAACTCCGTCAAATGGTAATGGAGATTAGATCACACATGGGTGATTCATTTGTTCCTCCTTATTGGCCCCATGGTTCTAGCGACgaccaacctcctcctcctACGCCGCctctattttagttttattctttgTTCCGCAGCACAACATTTGTTTcagatttattgtatttaaaagtacaagtatttaaatttataataaatatttaatttttatattaatttaatttgattttatatatttgatttgattattttaatttttttctacttatgttcaatatattttttaaaaaatatattttaatttattactgGAGGGCCTTACCGATGAAAAACTTCCAGCGGTATATTTCAAaaggttgaaaaataattactgtaAATGTCACTCCAATTATTAACTCTTCAACAAAATTATAGATGGTATTTAAttggtgatatgttatatttagcgacggatataccgacaaaaaaataaaaataccaacaaaattGAATACGGTATTTCATCAGTTATATGGTAAACATCTCGAGGGAATccacaataaatttattatcgaTGGCCTcaccaacagaaaaaaaaaattattgacgaGAGTTTTATCGACAAACTGTTTTTATTCAGAGCTTGTTAGTAAAATATTTCTCGTCAAACTGTGAGTGTAAAtactgataaaaaattatataagtaaaactataaaaaccctatttgtttttgtgtttcaaaaatatttttgagaaaatttaaattttattttatttttttatttactttaaattaatatgttttgatatttttatatcattttaatgtgctgatatcaaaaataatttttaaaaaataaaaaatatattattttaatacttatctaaataaaaaaaatattttaaaaaataatcacaattatACATTCAAACGTTCAAAATCCGGTAGCCATAGCTACTCCAAATGGTTGTTAATTAATATTCGTTAGACCTACtgttgaactaaaaaaaaaaaattcttgaggCTGGATTCACAATATCCTCcccatttttaagaaattaatgtgATCACAATAATATTCGctaaaaacaatgttaattaattttgttagggagtatttattattattattattaagggtATAATTAATATGGTAGTTGTTCCTTGCATTATTGGCATGCATATGCACTATGTGATTAAACATTTACTACAGGTGAACCTCTTGCCAAATATAATTAAGAGATTTTTGTCTTGTGATGGTTTGTCTGTTTCAACTTGAAGGCATGTAAGAAAACTCGTCTGTTGATATTGAAAGTCCTTTTCATACACAGGAAACCCAAAGTCTGCCATAGCCATCACCTGTTGACTTGAACCAGTACGTCCGATCGAACCCTAACATAAGAAATAGTCTAATCCAATTTGTGAGCTACGAAAACCTATTCAAACTTCTATGTTTCAACCATTAGACTTTTTCCTTCACATCTTGGTCCACACCCTTCTCCTAGTATAAATACCAAGCCTTGCTGAACCTCAAACCCAATTCATTTCACATCACATTTCTTCGGAGCCTTGAGACGTTAACGCAGGCCAGCCTTCACCATACCATTCAAGACAACAACTTCCTTCAAAGACATATATATAGTAAGATTAGATCATAGATTCAGTATTCAACCATGGCAAGTCTTCAAGTTTCAGGCATGGTGGTTTCAGGTTCTTCATCCTCTTTCTGCAGTCATAAAACATTAGTCAGAGCCACTATAAATGGACCGAAAATCCCGATCGGCCCTCTATCTCTACCAAGGCTTTCTAgcaaagattttattgaagaactGAGCCTTAGATCAGGTGGTTATGCAATTCCGGTAACTACACAAATGGAGAAGGGATCCGGTCCCAAGACCAGTAGTTCTGATCCAGTGGTGGTTGCCAAGCTTCACGCAATCATGGAGGCTGTGGCAGATAGAATTGAGATGCACAAGAACATTGGAGAGCAAAGAGATAACTGGAACCACCTGCTTCTGAGCTCCATTCATGCTATGACTCTCACCGCAGCCACCATGTGTGGACTTGCAGCCGCTAGTGCAAGTGGTGAACCACTTGCAGGACTCAAGGTATCTTCGACGATACTATATCTTGCAGCAACCGGAATGTTGGCGATAATGAATAAGATCCAGCCATCACAACTTGCTGAAGAGCAAAGGAATGCTGCTAGGTTGTTCAAGCAGCTTCACGGCCAGATTCAAACTTTGTTGTCCGTTGGCAGTCCTACTGTTAGTGATGTCAACGAAGCAACGGAGAATGTTTTGGCTTTAGACAAGGCATATCCACTTCCATTATTAGGCGCCATGCTTGAAAGATACCCATCAAGTGTAGAGCCTGCAGTTTGGTGGCCTCAACAAAGGCGAAAACAAGCGAAAGGGCTCGGTAGGAAGATAGAAGGAAATGGGTGGAATAGAGAGTTGGAAGATGAAATGAGAGAGATTGTTGGGGTTTTGAAGAGAAAAGACAAGGCAGATTACTTGAGATTGAGTGGAAAGGCCTTGAAAGCTCACAAGGTGCTGGCGTTTTCTGGCCCTCTACTTACCGGTCTTGGAGCTTTGGGGTCAGCTTTCGTAGGAACTACTAACCCGTGGGCTGTGATATTAGGAGTTGGTGGTGGTGCCTTGGCAAGCGTAGTGAATGCAATGGAGCATGGAGGCCAAGTTGGGATGATATTTGAGATGTATAGAAGCAATGCAGGTTTCTTTAAGCTCATGGAAGAATCTATAGAATCAAACATAAACGAGACAAATGTATGGGGAAGAGAAAATGGACAAGTGTATGAAATGAAGGTGGCGTTACAGCTAGGCAGGAGCCTATCAGACCTCAAAAACCTTGCAGCTTCATCTTCTTTGAGAAATATTGAGGAGGATACTGGAGAAGAATTTGGAAGCAAGCTTTTCTAGTGCTAAGTAATTGGGAGCTTAATCATCAAGTACCTCCttgttaatatatatgatttgttgATTCTTTTTGTATATGATATACTAACATGATTTTTGTTCATATAATTAACAACACTCATTCATCGTCATAATAgtgcctttgatttcttttttcactttatttgGTGTCTATtactttgttaattaattagtgtGCCTATATTGTAGACTTGGTTGAcaatttttaagataattaaatCAACATTATCATCGGTTAATCCCATTGTTATACAATAAAGacaattttcttattattatataaCCCCAACATCAATATTTGGCGttcctaaaaaacaaaaaaaaaattggcgtGCCGTAAACATCATCTTGATATAGAGTGTTTACAATGACTTGGGTTATGGCCCATGTTAATAAATCCAGCcccaatttcaaatttaattttaaattcatcgaattaatttttatttaatttaattttaaatttagcttGGATTAGATTCTGCATGAAGAGTTAATCTGCAAAATCATTGTATTAACTTGCGGGAAAGAGGTTTAATAACAGGACTGTTAGGGCTAGGattgataaaaataagtttttcatGTCCTCTGGAGGAGTCTTTGTCTTGCTGAAGGTCAAAGTAACCAGCCAGTCAAAGCGCCCAAATTTAGACGTAGCAAGAAATAgtctaattgatttttcttattagatttttgtttatatgCAACTAAATTATCTGTAAACATTTATAGATTCATTGCTAAGGTCAACCATAAGCATCTTAaattcaaagttattaaattcagcATGTCCTGTGGCCTATCGTAAGATTCAAGTCACTTTGTATGGATTGATAtaagataattaaataatagtattttattttttaaaagttaaattagattttaatcaGATTAACCAATCAAATTAATTGTATTGATTAGATTAATTTTCATTTGTCAAGCCAGAAtagatttaataattgtttttaattgcaaaattacaTGTGATAGAACTTATTATAAAGTTTTATATCATGGTGTTCAATACTCATTTCTAGATCAGTTAATTAATCCGGTTGTTTAACGCTTTAACTAGCAAGTTGTGTGGTTGCATTATTAAACTTGAGCACTCTGAACCACTAATTAATCTATACTTTGTATCTTGCGGTGTTGACCAAAAAGTTTTGATGCTTAATTTGAGTACAAAATATAATctcgatatttttttaattctacaaCCATACCCATAAACacgtaaatttaaaaaatagtaaaaacatagttattaaacatgATCCAACCTATTTTAAAGCCTGAATATTTGGTTGGGTAGGtacttcagattttttttatgtatgtctCAATTAAAAAGGATTATGAATTTCAGAACTGGGTACTAAATCTGgtgtaaataaaaatactataaccATTACCacatttaatagttttaccgacagaattttttGTCGATATTTACCATACCATTCCGTTGGCAAGAATTTTATTGACAGATTCACGGACAAAAACCGTCTGTCGGTAATTTCATTTATGTCAGCATTTCTATCGGTAAAGAAAAAACACCAATGGTTTTACAAACAGAAAATacctggtaaaaaaaaatatccgcTTTAACACACCGACAAAATTATTCCATTGGTGATTGGTAGTGtcatttattgtaattttatttcaactatTTGTAAAATACCGATGAAATTATTTTGTCGGTGATAGTGGCATATGGAGTAAATTGTTTCAAactctctggaatatactgACGAATGGTGTCTATCAGTATATCCGTCTGtaataattttaacatgtatttttaaaaaaatcttttgaacaaaaaaagaaaataattaaaaaaataaatttgaataatataaaatccatatattcattacaaatgtatatgttcaaataaaattaaactagaacaatAGCGACGCTGGAGGAGGCTGGTCGTTCCTCGAACCATACAACTAAAAAGGCGGAGCACACGTACCACCCAACTGTGATCTCATGTCTATGACTATTTTAGGTGAGATGGGTCGTATGTTGTTATAAGGCCGCGAACTCCTAAGATTAGGTGCTCGATTCTGATTgtgagctcccaacggttgaaacactacagGTTGTCCACAAGTTCTCGGTCGTAGTGTTGAAGAGTTCGTACATTCGATTTATATTGGGTCTACCAAATGATCCCGCCTTCATACACAAATCTGAATCGAAATCTAGGTGGGTTGAAGGATCGTTTCAGTGTCTCTCCATTAACTTGTTGTTATATGTCTCctagaaataaaaactaaaatcatcaaattcaattcaagaaaataataacttataaaaaaaatggttgaatgaacataccacaaagtgttgagcGTGGTTGTCGATGAACTGTTGCATTCTCTTTTGGTGGTCTTCACTCCGTTCATATGTCGCCACAAAAAGCTTTATTGGGCTCGACTCACGTTCAAGAGTCGTAacctgtaagaaaaaaaaatgttgcaacttaaatatatttataaataaaaacaaattaatttaatatggatgtaattaaaattaatcttatcaTTCGCTTCGCATGCGAAACAAAAGGAACACAGTCGTCGATATGCGTGGTAACTGAACAGTGAATTTGCCGGCTCCGGTTCCCCTTACCGGACTGCAAGCGTCCTATGAAATGCTCAAATGTCAAGTGCTGAATATATTCTACCCATATATCCTTCGGGATGTTTGGCGGCctgaaatccttccaaaccATCACGTCATTCCAATTTGATAGAGTATTTTCTTTggtatatt of the Populus nigra chromosome 7, ddPopNigr1.1, whole genome shotgun sequence genome contains:
- the LOC133700175 gene encoding probable F-box protein At4g22030 produces the protein MASLQVSGMVVSGSSSSFCSHKTLVRATINGPKIPIGPLSLPRLSSKDFIEELSLRSGGYAIPVTTQMEKGSGPKTSSSDPVVVAKLHAIMEAVADRIEMHKNIGEQRDNWNHLLLSSIHAMTLTAATMCGLAAASASGEPLAGLKVSSTILYLAATGMLAIMNKIQPSQLAEEQRNAARLFKQLHGQIQTLLSVGSPTVSDVNEATENVLALDKAYPLPLLGAMLERYPSSVEPAVWWPQQRRKQAKGLGRKIEGNGWNRELEDEMREIVGVLKRKDKADYLRLSGKALKAHKVLAFSGPLLTGLGALGSAFVGTTNPWAVILGVGGGALASVVNAMEHGGQVGMIFEMYRSNAGFFKLMEESIESNINETNVWGRENGQVYEMKVALQLGRSLSDLKNLAASSSLRNIEEDTGEEFGSKLF